The following proteins are encoded in a genomic region of Nitrospinota bacterium:
- the sucC gene encoding ADP-forming succinate--CoA ligase subunit beta — translation MKLHEYQAKEVLRKYGLPVPEGCPTDTTYNVREIAGRLGGFPVVVKAQIHAGGRGKGGGVKLAFSQDEAENQAKAILGMNLVTHQTGPEGRIVKKLLVEAGCQIAKEYYLSIVLDRASSQNVIMASTEGGMDIEEVAEKHPEKILKVFIDPAVGIMPYQCRQLAFGLGFPQEMIGQVSAFIAKFYELYIKEDLSMAEINPLVATKENKLLALDAKLAYDDNALFRHKEAIDFRDLNEEDPLEIEASKFSLNYIKLDGEIGCMVNGAGLAMATMDIIKYCGGAPANFLDVGGSASAEQIEEALKIIISDSSVKAIFINIFGGILRCDRLATGVVTAAKKINIKIPIVIRMEGTNVEEGRKILAESGLKFLIGNGMKDGAQKAVAAVKG, via the coding sequence TTGAAATTACACGAGTATCAAGCCAAGGAAGTTTTGCGCAAATACGGCCTGCCGGTGCCGGAAGGCTGCCCCACGGACACCACGTACAACGTACGCGAAATCGCGGGACGGTTGGGCGGTTTCCCGGTGGTGGTGAAAGCGCAGATACACGCCGGGGGGCGTGGCAAAGGGGGCGGCGTAAAGCTCGCCTTCAGTCAGGACGAAGCGGAAAACCAGGCCAAAGCGATTCTGGGAATGAATCTGGTGACGCACCAGACCGGGCCGGAAGGGCGCATCGTCAAGAAGCTGCTCGTCGAAGCGGGCTGCCAGATAGCCAAAGAATACTATCTCAGCATCGTGCTGGACCGCGCCTCATCGCAAAACGTCATCATGGCCTCCACCGAAGGGGGGATGGACATCGAGGAAGTGGCCGAAAAGCACCCGGAAAAAATCCTGAAAGTCTTCATCGATCCCGCCGTTGGCATCATGCCGTACCAGTGCCGCCAGCTCGCCTTCGGGCTGGGTTTTCCGCAGGAGATGATCGGGCAGGTTTCCGCCTTCATCGCCAAATTTTACGAGCTGTATATAAAGGAAGACCTTTCCATGGCGGAGATCAATCCGCTGGTGGCCACCAAGGAAAACAAACTGCTGGCGCTCGACGCGAAACTGGCGTACGACGACAACGCCCTGTTCCGCCACAAGGAAGCCATCGACTTCCGCGACCTCAACGAAGAGGATCCGCTGGAGATAGAAGCCAGCAAATTCAGCCTGAACTATATCAAGCTGGACGGCGAAATCGGCTGCATGGTGAACGGCGCCGGGCTGGCGATGGCCACCATGGACATCATCAAGTATTGCGGCGGCGCGCCGGCCAACTTCCTGGACGTGGGGGGCAGCGCCAGCGCCGAGCAGATCGAAGAGGCGCTCAAGATCATCATCTCCGACTCGTCGGTCAAGGCGATCTTCATCAACATCTTCGGCGGCATCCTCCGCTGCGACCGCCTCGCGACCGGCGTCGTGACCGCGGCGAAAAAGATCAACATCAAAATCCCTATCGTCATCCGGATGGAGGGGACGAACGTGGAAGAAGGAAGGAAAATACTCGCCGAAAGCGGGCTT